Proteins encoded by one window of Burkholderia plantarii:
- a CDS encoding EAL and HDOD domain-containing protein: MQGISSRSANDLAIFAKQAIVECNGRLFGHELLFRDRSGVVTAIADDESATMAVLEAAIGHVGLHQVSPVGSFFLNCSTEFLMSTIVHALPPHRFVLEILETCQLDRHLIRRCLQLKEAGFRLALDDVRELSPDVVNILPLIDIVKIDWPFIDPQRRGWMIDTVIGHGALALAEKIETEADRNHAVDSGCSLLQGFYFCRPQIISANKLPTDFAVIAEVLQSILDEESLSALSIKIERSPELCVELIHIANNCAATNRSRVRISSISHAIALAGTDTLMSWCALLLYRRDSAPMFDPLTDLARSRAEQIGDRLAASGATPHQLSKGRLVGLLSLLHIRQGATAADFWRLISFDHEIKRALTVQEGWYGELLLAVTALERPFSSGQPSTPAPRAVTTIPS; the protein is encoded by the coding sequence ATGCAGGGCATCAGCTCACGAAGCGCAAACGATCTGGCGATCTTCGCCAAGCAGGCGATAGTGGAATGCAACGGCAGGCTCTTTGGTCACGAACTCCTGTTCCGTGACCGCTCCGGCGTCGTGACGGCGATCGCCGACGACGAGTCCGCGACGATGGCGGTGCTGGAGGCAGCGATCGGCCACGTCGGACTGCATCAGGTGTCGCCGGTCGGCAGTTTCTTCCTCAATTGCTCGACCGAATTCCTGATGTCGACGATCGTCCATGCGCTCCCGCCGCATCGCTTCGTGCTCGAAATTCTCGAAACCTGCCAGTTGGATCGCCATTTGATACGCCGCTGCCTGCAGTTGAAGGAAGCGGGCTTTCGTCTGGCGCTCGACGACGTGCGGGAGTTGTCTCCCGACGTGGTGAATATCCTGCCGCTGATCGATATCGTCAAAATCGACTGGCCTTTCATCGACCCGCAGCGGCGCGGCTGGATGATCGATACGGTAATCGGCCACGGCGCGCTTGCCCTTGCGGAAAAGATCGAGACCGAAGCCGACCGCAATCACGCGGTGGATTCGGGATGTTCGCTGTTGCAAGGATTTTATTTCTGCCGGCCCCAGATCATCTCGGCCAATAAACTGCCGACGGATTTCGCGGTGATCGCCGAGGTACTGCAGTCGATTCTCGACGAGGAGAGCCTGAGCGCCCTGTCGATCAAGATCGAGCGCAGCCCGGAACTGTGCGTCGAGTTGATTCACATCGCGAATAACTGCGCCGCCACCAACCGGTCACGCGTGAGGATATCGTCCATCAGCCACGCCATCGCGCTGGCGGGAACCGATACGCTCATGAGTTGGTGTGCGCTGCTGCTGTATCGGCGCGATTCGGCGCCGATGTTCGACCCGCTCACGGACCTGGCCCGATCGCGCGCCGAGCAGATCGGGGATCGACTGGCCGCGTCGGGCGCCACGCCTCATCAACTCAGCAAAGGTCGCCTGGTGGGCCTCCTGTCGCTTCTTCACATCCGCCAGGGCGCCACGGCCGCAGACTTCTGGCGCCTGATCTCGTTCGACCACGAGATCAAGCGGGCGCTCACCGTACAGGAAGGCTGGTATGGAGAACTGCTGCTGGCCGTGACGGCGCTCGAACGCCCGTTTTCCTCCGGCCAGCCGAGCACGCCGGCTCCGCGCGCCGTGACGACGATCCCGTCGTGA
- a CDS encoding SurA N-terminal domain-containing protein, which produces MLDFFRNHQRLMMFLLLLIVLPGLGFVGVQGFRDFFDDSANVASVDGRKITRAEFDGAYRQQIDQARQALGAKYDAKVIDTPERRQQLLDAMIEQRALTDEVRRLHLTASDAAVREALLSNPLVAAMRKPDGSIDAERYTQLLAMQGMTPDQYQESIRYQLTQQQLPSNLIDSAFTPKSVAQGLTDLAQQQREIQALVLKPADYAAKVQPTDAQISAYYDAHKQAFATPETATIQYLVFTPVTAAASTTPPTDADIRKYYDENTARYRTEAQVRVSHIFIAAARGASAADKAAAKAKADQLLADVTAHPDQFAQIAEKNSQDAPSAAKGGDLGYVTRGSTAGGPAFDDAAFALKPGEVSKVVESDLGYHILKATDVKPAVVKPFDEVKDSIAAELKQQYAAKAFSDNSEGFTSSVYEKAKSLQPTADKYKLTIQTATVTPQPNPALAPDSPLNNAKFLSAVFAADSVKNGNNTQAIDVGNNTLIAAHVMSDKPAAVPPLDTIKDAVRQKFIADESAKLAKQDGTARLAALQKSKATDGFLPAEKISRTQTLGLPPDAVAAVYKVDPKSLPAYVGVDLGTNGGYAIFRVNAIVAPAPSDPQQLAAVQQQLARDYAQSESEAFMKSLRERAKVKLYGSVADSSRNSDDN; this is translated from the coding sequence ATGCTCGATTTCTTCCGCAATCACCAGCGCTTGATGATGTTCCTCCTGCTCCTGATCGTGCTGCCGGGGCTCGGGTTCGTCGGGGTTCAGGGTTTCCGCGACTTCTTCGATGACAGCGCGAACGTGGCATCGGTCGACGGGCGCAAGATCACGCGCGCCGAATTCGACGGCGCCTACCGCCAGCAGATCGACCAGGCGCGCCAGGCACTCGGCGCCAAGTACGACGCCAAGGTGATCGACACGCCGGAGCGCCGCCAGCAGCTGCTCGACGCCATGATCGAGCAGCGCGCGCTGACCGACGAGGTGCGCCGCCTGCACCTGACGGCCTCCGACGCCGCGGTGCGCGAGGCGCTGCTCAGCAACCCGTTGGTCGCCGCGATGCGCAAGCCGGACGGCTCGATCGACGCCGAGCGCTACACGCAGCTGCTCGCGATGCAGGGCATGACGCCGGACCAGTATCAGGAAAGCATTCGCTACCAGCTCACGCAGCAGCAGTTGCCGAGCAATCTGATCGACAGCGCGTTCACGCCGAAGAGCGTCGCGCAGGGCCTGACCGATCTCGCGCAGCAGCAGCGTGAAATCCAGGCGCTGGTGCTGAAGCCGGCCGACTACGCCGCGAAGGTGCAACCGACCGACGCGCAGATCTCGGCTTACTACGACGCGCACAAGCAGGCGTTCGCGACGCCCGAGACGGCCACCATCCAGTACCTCGTGTTCACGCCGGTCACGGCCGCGGCCTCGACCACGCCGCCCACCGACGCGGACATTCGCAAGTACTACGACGAGAACACCGCGCGCTATCGCACCGAAGCGCAGGTACGCGTGAGCCACATCTTCATCGCGGCCGCGCGCGGCGCGAGCGCGGCCGACAAGGCCGCCGCGAAGGCCAAGGCCGACCAGCTGCTGGCCGACGTGACCGCGCATCCGGACCAGTTCGCGCAGATCGCCGAGAAGAACTCGCAGGACGCGCCGTCGGCGGCCAAGGGCGGCGATCTCGGCTACGTCACGCGCGGCTCGACGGCGGGCGGCCCGGCGTTCGACGACGCGGCCTTCGCGCTGAAGCCGGGCGAGGTCAGCAAGGTGGTCGAGTCGGATCTCGGCTATCACATCCTGAAGGCGACCGACGTGAAGCCGGCCGTCGTCAAGCCGTTCGACGAGGTCAAGGATTCGATCGCGGCGGAACTGAAGCAGCAGTACGCGGCCAAGGCGTTCTCGGACAACTCGGAAGGCTTCACGTCGAGCGTCTATGAAAAGGCCAAGAGCCTGCAGCCGACCGCCGACAAGTACAAGCTGACGATCCAGACCGCCACCGTCACGCCGCAGCCGAATCCGGCGCTGGCACCCGACAGCCCGCTCAACAACGCGAAGTTCCTGAGCGCCGTGTTTGCGGCCGACTCGGTGAAGAACGGCAACAACACGCAGGCGATCGACGTCGGCAACAACACGCTGATCGCCGCGCACGTGATGAGCGACAAGCCGGCCGCGGTGCCGCCGCTCGACACGATCAAGGACGCCGTGCGCCAGAAGTTCATCGCCGACGAGAGCGCGAAGCTCGCCAAGCAGGACGGCACGGCGCGGCTCGCGGCGCTGCAGAAGTCGAAGGCGACCGACGGCTTCCTGCCGGCCGAGAAGATCTCGCGCACGCAGACGCTCGGCCTGCCGCCGGACGCGGTCGCGGCCGTCTACAAGGTCGATCCGAAGTCGCTGCCGGCCTATGTCGGCGTCGATCTCGGTACGAACGGCGGCTATGCGATCTTCCGCGTGAACGCGATCGTCGCGCCGGCGCCGTCCGATCCGCAGCAGCTCGCGGCGGTCCAGCAGCAGCTCGCGCGGGACTATGCGCAAAGCGAGAGCGAGGCGTTCATGAAGTCGCTGCGCGAGCGCGCCAAGGTCAAGCTGTACGGCTCGGTGGCCGACAGCAGCCGCAACAGCGACGACAACTGA
- a CDS encoding methyl-accepting chemotaxis protein has translation MSFLTNLKIGSRLAIGFAISVVLVCVIGAMAIWQIGKVYQKTDEISGAILPTVQALSDVRSMANTVRRTTLRGLLESDQQGRDMQREAHDVALRQYESLFARYKSLGKSSDDTRLIQDIEAGWATFLKNDRRLLEAVVAGKTDALEMRTLATRESANEFASFVKVVDAAVQANRERSDSASTFALTSYHSAVLSTVILVAVAVAAGIAIAILITRSITRPLTRAVAVAQNVAQGDLTSDIDVNGKDETAMLLAALKEMNARLARMVGDIQQSADSIATASSEIAAGNVDLSQRTEEQAASLEETAASMEQLTAAVKQNADNAQQGSTVAKSASEVAEHGGTVVSRVVDTMQEISERAGRMSSIITAIEGIAFQTNILALNAAVEAARAGEQGRGFAVVAAEVRTLAQRSAAAAKEIKDLITESADGVSKGETLVAEAGATMKDVVAAVARVNDLMEEISAASQEQRKGIEQVNQAVTQMDEVTQQNAALVEEAAAAAQSMSSQSSSLKDLISVFRISASRASGPDESPRASAHAPRRALAARGNAAAALARSAAPALAAAKSPAYVSNSDWQKF, from the coding sequence ATGTCCTTTCTCACTAATCTGAAGATTGGCAGCCGGCTTGCGATCGGTTTCGCCATTTCAGTCGTGCTGGTGTGTGTGATCGGCGCGATGGCGATCTGGCAGATCGGCAAGGTGTATCAGAAAACGGACGAGATCTCCGGTGCGATCCTGCCGACGGTCCAGGCGCTCAGCGATGTCCGGTCGATGGCCAATACCGTTCGACGCACGACCCTGCGAGGCCTGCTCGAATCCGACCAGCAGGGCCGCGACATGCAGCGGGAGGCGCACGACGTGGCGCTGCGGCAATACGAAAGCCTGTTTGCACGCTACAAGTCGTTGGGGAAATCGTCCGACGACACGCGGCTGATCCAGGACATCGAGGCCGGGTGGGCGACCTTCCTCAAGAACGATCGGCGCTTGCTGGAGGCCGTCGTAGCGGGCAAAACCGATGCGCTCGAGATGCGGACGCTGGCGACCAGGGAAAGTGCAAACGAGTTCGCGAGCTTCGTGAAGGTGGTGGACGCGGCGGTACAAGCCAATAGGGAACGTAGTGATTCAGCCAGCACGTTCGCACTGACTTCCTACCATTCGGCGGTTCTAAGCACGGTGATACTGGTGGCGGTGGCGGTGGCCGCCGGCATCGCCATTGCGATCCTGATCACGCGCTCCATCACCCGGCCACTCACCCGGGCTGTCGCCGTCGCGCAGAACGTCGCGCAAGGCGATCTCACCTCGGACATCGACGTGAACGGCAAGGACGAGACGGCCATGCTGCTCGCCGCACTCAAGGAGATGAACGCGCGGCTCGCGCGGATGGTGGGCGACATCCAGCAGAGCGCCGACAGCATCGCGACCGCGTCCTCGGAGATCGCGGCCGGAAACGTCGACCTCAGTCAACGAACCGAGGAGCAGGCCGCGTCACTGGAGGAAACCGCCGCGAGCATGGAGCAGCTGACCGCGGCGGTGAAGCAGAACGCGGACAACGCGCAGCAGGGCAGCACGGTGGCGAAGAGCGCATCGGAAGTGGCCGAGCACGGCGGCACGGTAGTGAGCCGGGTCGTGGACACGATGCAGGAAATCAGCGAGAGAGCGGGCCGCATGTCGTCCATCATCACGGCCATCGAAGGCATCGCGTTCCAGACCAACATCCTTGCGCTCAACGCGGCCGTGGAGGCCGCGCGCGCCGGCGAGCAAGGCCGGGGATTCGCGGTGGTGGCGGCAGAGGTGCGCACGCTTGCCCAGCGCAGCGCCGCCGCGGCCAAGGAGATCAAGGACCTGATCACGGAGTCGGCCGACGGCGTGAGCAAGGGCGAAACGCTGGTTGCCGAGGCCGGGGCCACCATGAAGGACGTGGTCGCTGCCGTGGCGCGGGTCAACGATCTCATGGAGGAGATCTCGGCCGCCTCGCAGGAGCAGCGCAAGGGTATCGAGCAGGTGAATCAGGCGGTCACGCAAATGGATGAGGTGACGCAGCAAAACGCGGCGCTCGTGGAAGAGGCCGCGGCGGCCGCGCAGTCGATGTCTTCTCAATCTTCGAGCCTGAAAGATCTGATCTCGGTGTTCCGCATCTCCGCGAGCCGGGCCAGCGGGCCTGACGAAAGCCCGCGAGCGAGTGCGCACGCACCGCGCCGCGCACTCGCGGCCAGGGGCAACGCCGCCGCGGCGCTCGCTCGAAGCGCGGCGCCCGCGCTGGCGGCGGCGAAGTCGCCAGCCTACGTGTCGAATTCGGATTGGCAGAAATTCTGA